Within Epilithonimonas zeae, the genomic segment AATCAATTTTATGATAAGTCCTTTCCGGAAAACGGCTGTAGAGAACTGCAGATTTTTCTTTGGCAACAGCAACGTCATAACCACTTCCGCCTAAACTGATTTCGTTCAGAATAAAAGCATCGATATTTGCCCACTCTGCAAGATTATTCATCAAGGTAGAACTGCTTCCTAAGCCGAAGTCTGAAGGAAACTGGAGATTGGTTTTGATGTGATAAGAAGTATCACTTTTTAGTTTGGTATCAGAAAGATTCTGAACATTTTTGAGTGTTTTAAGAATGAACTCCGAAGCTTTGGAATCATTGGTTTCGAAGATTTCCCAATTTTTATAATTGATAACAGCTTTGAGCCATAATTGATTCTGATGATAAGCTTCCCAAACAATCAATGACTTCTGGTTTTCATTCTCTGTATAAAAAAGCTCTTGTCCCAGCTTTGTTGGAACAGCCAAGACAAGAGCGCCATCAACAGCAACATATTCTGAGGTAAGCATTAACTTGCCTGGTGAAAATATCCTGTTCATTTGTTGATTATTTTAATTTATTTTAAACGTAGAATCTTATGCAGCCCGACTTGAGCGGAAATCCTTTTTGCTTTTTTGCTAAAAATTAAAAAGATTGGGAGCCCTTCGACTTCGCTCAGGATAAACTACAGGCGGATTAAGCTGCTCTAAAAATTCTATTCTTAGATTGCAGAAGCAACCGTTACTTCCGGATTGATTTTCTTAATCAAACCTTGAAGTGTTTTTCCGGGTCCAACTTCTATAAAATTAGTTGCACCGTCTTTTATCATATTTTGAACACTCTGAGTCCATTTTACAGGACCAGTCAACTGAGCAATCAAATTTTTCTTGATTTCTTCTGGGTCAGAAACTGCAGTTGTCGTGATATTCTGATAAACCGGAATTGTTGCTTTACGGAAATTCGTTTTTTCAATCGCCGCTGCCAATCTCTCTTGAGCAGGCATCATCAATGGCGAATGGAAAGCGCCGTTAACAGGCAATAATAAAGCTCTCTTTGCGCCAGCCGCTTTCAAAGCTTCACAAGCTTTTTCTACAGACGCTGTTTCTCCGGAAATTACCAATTGTCCAGGACAGTTATAATTGGCAGGAACTACGATTCCCTCGATTTCTGCACAGATTTCTTCAACCTTTGCATCTTCCAGACCAAGAATTGCAGCCATAGAACTTGGGTTGATATCACAAGCCATCTGCATTGCTTGTGCTCTTTCAGAAACTAACCTCAGTCCGTCTTCGAAAGATAAAACGCCGTTGGCAACCAAAGCAGAAAATTCTCCTAAAGAATGTCCGGCAACCATTTCTGCGCCCAAACCGTTAGCTACTTTTACAGCAGCAACCGAGTGCAGGAAAATAGCTGGTTGAGTTACGCTGGTTTTTTTAAGGTCTTCGTCTGTCCCATTGAACATTACTGAGACAATATCAAAACCAAGAATATCATTGGCAGAATCCATCAGATCTTTCACGTCTTTTCGGGAATCGTACAATTCTTTTCCCATCCCGACAAACTGTGAACCCTGCCCAGGAAATACAAGTGCTTTCATATATTTATAAATGATAATTGATGAATTATAAATAATTGATTCATCAATGTTTTAAAAATTTTATTCTAATACTAATATTTTGAATGCTTGAGCTACAAAATAATTGAAATAGCGAATCTTGAATCAATTATCATTCATCGCTTATCAACTATATTACTGCATCAATCTCACAACTCTGTAGCCGTTGTTGATATAAGCGCCGTTTGGTTTTGCTTTTACAAACTCGAATTTTGTAGCGAGTTGCGTTTGCGATTTGCCAATTTGTTTGAAAATTTCTCCTTTTTTATTTTCTCTCGTTAGCATATCATTCATCACATCGAAACCGATTACCGCATATTTTGAAGGTGTTTTGCAGTATTTTGCTTTGTAGGCAGCAAGAATTTCTTTTTCGAAATCTCCGTCATAATTGATTTTTCTATCCATCAGATAAACCAAACTCGCTTTTGAAAGGTCATCCACATTTTTCTCAAAACTTGGACTGTAGAACATACTGAATGCTTTTACACCTTCTGTCTGTTTTCCAAGATTAATGATTTTGGAAGCAAAAGCCGCACCTGCAGACTCGTCATCGTCCGCAAGAATGGCAATCACAGGAACCGATTGTCCAGTCATCATATTATTTTCCAGCTGAATTTCTGATGAAGAATTAACGATAACTACATTTGGTTTTGATAACGATTTTTCCAATCCGGCTTTAATTGCATTGGCGTTTGCTTTGGAATTATCTGAAACAATGTAGATTTTTTGGTCTTGATAAACCTGACCAACTTCTTTCACGATTCTGTCCGAATAAACTGAATTTTCAGTTTCGATGATAATCAAATTGCTGTAATCAAAAAGGTCCTCTGAATTTGCGAATGGCGCAACGACAGGAATTTTTTTATCATTGACGAATCTTAAAACTTCAAGAACACTTGATTTGAAAAAAGGTCCGACAATCAAATCCGTATTATCAGGATTCAGTTGAGAAAGACTGTTTTTGAAAGTCGTTTCATTTCCGGCGTCTACAACTTTGATGTCCAGTTTTTGTCCGTTGGTTGCATTTCTCTCAGCTGCTAATTTGGCGCCTGTCAAGAAATCCATAGACATTGTTCTGTACTTTGCATCATTAGCATCAAACCCGAAAGGCAACATCAAAACAACA encodes:
- the fabD gene encoding ACP S-malonyltransferase, coding for MKALVFPGQGSQFVGMGKELYDSRKDVKDLMDSANDILGFDIVSVMFNGTDEDLKKTSVTQPAIFLHSVAAVKVANGLGAEMVAGHSLGEFSALVANGVLSFEDGLRLVSERAQAMQMACDINPSSMAAILGLEDAKVEEICAEIEGIVVPANYNCPGQLVISGETASVEKACEALKAAGAKRALLLPVNGAFHSPLMMPAQERLAAAIEKTNFRKATIPVYQNITTTAVSDPEEIKKNLIAQLTGPVKWTQSVQNMIKDGATNFIEVGPGKTLQGLIKKINPEVTVASAI
- a CDS encoding GYDIA family GHMP kinase, encoding MNRIFSPGKLMLTSEYVAVDGALVLAVPTKLGQELFYTENENQKSLIVWEAYHQNQLWLKAVINYKNWEIFETNDSKASEFILKTLKNVQNLSDTKLKSDTSYHIKTNLQFPSDFGLGSSSTLMNNLAEWANIDAFILNEISLGGSGYDVAVAKEKSAVLYSRFPERTYHKIDFNPSFKNELIFIHLNQKQDTREGISHYKSKPTSTELINDYSKLTKMIVNSQNLEEFSELMTIHEQKLSDFLGIPTVKEKYFQNCLSFVKSLGAWGGDFVLASKFGDYESYFKKQGFSKIFPWSDLIN